One region of Streptomyces davaonensis JCM 4913 genomic DNA includes:
- the mca gene encoding mycothiol conjugate amidase Mca, giving the protein MTDQLRLMAVHAHPDDESSKGAATMAKYVSEGVDVLVVTCTGGERGSILNPKLQHDKYIEEHIHEVRKKEMDEAREILGVKQEWLGFVDSGLPEGDPLPPLPEGCFALEDVDKAAGELVRKIRAFRPQVITTYDENGGYPHPDHIMTHKISMVAFEGAADTEKYPESEFGTAYQPQKLYYNQGFNRPRTEALHQAMLDRGLESPYGEWLERWDEFERAERTLTTHIPCADFFEIRDKALIAHATQIDPDGGWFRVPMELQKAVWPTEEYELAKSLVDTSLPEDDLFAGVRDNA; this is encoded by the coding sequence TTGACTGACCAGCTGCGACTGATGGCCGTCCACGCCCACCCCGACGACGAGTCGAGCAAGGGCGCGGCCACCATGGCGAAGTACGTGTCCGAGGGGGTGGACGTGCTGGTCGTGACCTGCACGGGCGGGGAGCGCGGCTCCATCCTCAACCCCAAGCTCCAGCACGACAAGTACATCGAGGAGCACATCCACGAGGTACGCAAGAAGGAGATGGACGAGGCCCGCGAGATCCTCGGCGTCAAGCAGGAGTGGCTCGGCTTCGTCGACTCCGGCCTGCCCGAGGGCGACCCGCTGCCGCCGCTCCCCGAGGGCTGTTTCGCCCTGGAGGACGTCGACAAGGCGGCCGGTGAGCTGGTGCGGAAGATCCGCGCCTTCCGTCCTCAGGTGATCACCACCTACGACGAGAACGGCGGCTACCCGCACCCCGACCACATCATGACCCACAAGATCTCGATGGTGGCCTTCGAGGGCGCGGCGGACACCGAGAAGTACCCGGAGAGCGAGTTCGGCACCGCGTACCAGCCGCAGAAGCTCTACTACAACCAGGGCTTCAACCGCCCCCGCACCGAGGCGCTGCACCAGGCGATGCTCGACCGCGGCCTGGAGTCGCCGTACGGGGAGTGGCTCGAGCGCTGGGACGAGTTCGAGCGCGCCGAGCGCACGCTGACCACGCACATCCCGTGCGCCGACTTCTTCGAGATCCGCGACAAGGCCCTGATCGCCCACGCCACGCAGATCGACCCCGACGGCGGCTGGTTCCGGGTGCCGATGGAGCTCCAGAAGGCGGTCTGGCCGACGGAGGAGTACGAGCTGGCGAAGTCCCTCGTCGATACCTCCCTCCCCGAGGACGACCTCTTCGCGGGCGTCCGCGACAATGCCTGA
- a CDS encoding tetratricopeptide repeat protein, translating into MRDSHRTEAERLLARAVEEEVRRSGGRTDGNVLLSRARGALDAMAQTAAEEYETYTRALDETQAGRLTFGQRYARDGGGTPLLVAGVAGITAAVADLALGTGMGTAVGAGVTAGVVGAVATVVKVAGTHLPAAHHQAGAAGQPGGPEQLRLAWLTALEVRGIRPFLDQQRVLSASTGSTAPPLRGTDKSAAARRRTVLEQSLGQLPEPVGVFAGRRQELGRIRQWVQAARASTETRPTVVVLHGAPGSGRTALAVRAAHDLKDQFRGACVVDLRGDSGDEPPLSTRDALLHLLNRLGAPREQLLFRERTAPDQQVKRLGELYHQHLTGLPVTVVLDDACDPEQIRTLLPERSDSLVLVTSREPLALPDDHVAWVHQLPVEPLDEAGAEELLGAVAQDSSGPYDAESSDGIRQLCGGLPLALRIAGSSLGPRSPRRLATDLGAYGPVEPVERVLWLRYTDQSEPARRLLRRLALAGRASLGAAAAAALLATDESEAGRHLTALSEAGLIDHVRGSRYRLHELVRAFALARLLDEEEPAERTAAQERLIVNYADLADSVLRLVDGNMSTRSDRFSPHGFTSLDDALRWLDDESSFITSALRHAEGVNQSAVLELLGALCDYCLLRGDLYRLGEISELAQAVDQGLLMRSVQWRTGIAARQLGELDKARTTLASVVDLYMEAHQDAGAARALCSLGITLHHQGQLTEAARKLREALDLQAPPQLATDRAWTMHALAAVERDRAHLSEALDLLTRSLELHRAGESVHGEAWAHFQLGQLGLRMGDVPRAERELRTALDLYGRTRDARGEAWALTQLARARLVDGDPSPAVDGLRQAASRHRENEDARGEAWTLYYLGQALEETGNLDQSVRELERSRTMFSRMRDVYGLACARHHSARATRDLRAAQTGSLRNSGFARQLLVDARADFQRIGVAHGEAWTCLELAVVDAGNARTQQALALCDEATTLFTSYGDQRGEDWSRFLRCTLLPYAAPGGVEVGTAVAQEELAQLARGGHGARDEKLEEYVGAYRLLLERGVNLEAGWQAWRLGMVPSRHAREVMGVAVSVVGRSGGV; encoded by the coding sequence ATGCGGGACAGCCACCGGACAGAGGCCGAGCGGCTGTTGGCCCGGGCCGTGGAGGAAGAGGTGCGCCGCTCGGGCGGACGCACCGACGGGAACGTCCTGCTGTCCCGGGCGCGGGGCGCGCTGGACGCCATGGCGCAGACCGCGGCCGAGGAGTACGAGACCTACACCCGGGCGTTGGACGAGACGCAGGCCGGCCGGCTCACCTTCGGCCAGCGCTACGCCCGTGACGGCGGCGGCACTCCGCTGCTGGTGGCGGGTGTCGCGGGGATCACCGCCGCGGTCGCCGACCTGGCGCTGGGCACCGGTATGGGTACGGCGGTGGGCGCGGGCGTGACCGCCGGGGTGGTCGGCGCCGTGGCGACCGTGGTGAAGGTGGCCGGAACCCATCTGCCCGCCGCGCACCACCAGGCCGGGGCGGCCGGACAGCCCGGCGGGCCCGAGCAGTTGCGGCTGGCCTGGCTGACCGCGCTGGAGGTACGCGGCATCCGGCCCTTCCTCGATCAGCAGCGGGTGCTGAGCGCGTCGACGGGGTCGACGGCCCCTCCGTTGCGCGGCACCGACAAGAGCGCGGCGGCGCGCAGACGTACCGTCCTGGAGCAGTCGCTCGGCCAACTCCCGGAACCGGTCGGGGTGTTCGCGGGGCGGCGGCAGGAGCTGGGGCGGATCAGGCAGTGGGTGCAGGCGGCGCGCGCGAGCACCGAGACCCGGCCGACGGTGGTGGTGCTGCACGGGGCGCCCGGCAGCGGCCGTACGGCGCTCGCGGTGCGGGCGGCCCATGATCTGAAGGACCAGTTCCGCGGCGCCTGCGTGGTGGACCTGCGCGGCGACAGCGGGGACGAGCCGCCGCTGTCCACCCGGGACGCTCTGCTGCACCTGCTGAACCGGCTCGGCGCCCCGCGCGAGCAACTGCTCTTCCGCGAGCGCACCGCCCCCGACCAGCAGGTCAAGCGGCTCGGCGAGCTGTACCACCAGCATCTGACCGGACTGCCGGTCACCGTCGTCCTGGACGACGCCTGCGACCCGGAGCAGATCCGCACCCTGCTGCCGGAGCGCTCGGACAGCCTGGTCCTGGTCACCTCGCGCGAACCCCTCGCCCTGCCCGACGACCACGTGGCCTGGGTGCACCAGCTTCCGGTGGAGCCGCTGGACGAGGCGGGCGCGGAGGAACTGCTGGGCGCGGTGGCCCAGGACTCCTCGGGCCCCTACGACGCCGAATCCTCCGACGGCATCCGCCAGTTGTGCGGCGGACTCCCCCTCGCCCTGCGCATCGCGGGCTCCTCCCTCGGCCCGCGCTCACCCCGGCGCCTCGCCACCGACCTCGGCGCATACGGCCCCGTCGAACCGGTCGAGCGGGTGCTGTGGCTGCGCTACACCGACCAGTCCGAGCCGGCCCGGCGCCTGCTGCGCCGCCTCGCGCTGGCCGGACGGGCCTCACTGGGCGCGGCGGCGGCAGCCGCACTACTGGCGACGGACGAGTCGGAGGCCGGCCGCCACCTGACCGCCCTCTCCGAGGCGGGCCTGATCGACCACGTCCGCGGCAGCCGCTACCGGCTGCACGAACTGGTCCGCGCCTTCGCGCTGGCCCGCCTCCTCGACGAGGAGGAACCGGCCGAGCGCACCGCGGCGCAGGAACGCCTGATCGTCAACTACGCCGACCTCGCCGACTCCGTCCTGCGCCTGGTCGACGGCAACATGTCCACCCGCTCCGACCGCTTCAGCCCGCACGGCTTCACCTCCCTCGACGACGCGCTGCGCTGGCTGGACGACGAGTCCAGCTTCATCACCTCGGCGCTGCGGCACGCGGAGGGCGTCAATCAGTCGGCGGTACTGGAACTGCTCGGCGCCCTGTGCGACTACTGCCTGCTGCGCGGCGACCTGTACCGCCTGGGTGAGATCAGCGAACTGGCCCAGGCGGTGGACCAGGGCCTGCTGATGCGCTCGGTGCAGTGGCGCACCGGTATCGCGGCACGCCAGCTCGGCGAACTGGACAAGGCGCGGACGACGCTGGCGTCGGTGGTCGACCTCTACATGGAGGCCCACCAGGACGCGGGAGCGGCCCGCGCCCTGTGCTCCCTCGGCATCACCCTGCACCACCAGGGCCAGCTGACGGAGGCGGCGAGAAAGCTCCGCGAGGCGCTGGATCTGCAAGCCCCACCGCAATTGGCCACGGACCGCGCCTGGACGATGCACGCGCTGGCGGCGGTCGAACGCGACCGGGCCCACCTCTCCGAGGCGCTCGATCTGCTCACCCGCTCCCTGGAACTGCACCGCGCGGGCGAGTCCGTGCACGGCGAGGCCTGGGCCCACTTCCAGCTCGGCCAACTCGGCCTGCGCATGGGCGACGTACCGCGCGCGGAACGCGAACTGCGCACGGCCCTCGACCTGTACGGCCGCACCCGCGACGCCCGCGGCGAGGCCTGGGCCCTGACCCAACTGGCCCGCGCCCGCCTGGTCGACGGCGACCCGTCCCCCGCGGTCGACGGCCTGCGCCAGGCGGCGTCGCGCCACCGCGAGAACGAGGACGCACGAGGCGAGGCGTGGACGTTGTACTACCTGGGCCAAGCCCTGGAGGAGACCGGCAACCTGGACCAGTCGGTCCGCGAACTGGAACGCTCCCGCACGATGTTCTCCCGCATGCGGGACGTGTACGGCCTGGCGTGTGCCCGCCACCACTCGGCACGGGCGACGCGGGACCTCCGGGCCGCCCAGACGGGTTCCCTGCGCAACTCGGGCTTCGCCCGCCAGCTCCTGGTCGACGCGCGGGCGGACTTCCAGCGTATCGGCGTAGCCCACGGCGAAGCCTGGACGTGCCTGGAGCTGGCTGTGGTGGACGCGGGCAACGCCCGCACCCAGCAGGCCCTCGCCCTGTGCGACGAGGCAACGACCCTGTTCACGTCCTACGGCGACCAACGGGGCGAGGACTGGTCCCGCTTCCTGCGCTGCACGCTGCTGCCGTATGCGGCACCGGGGGGTGTCGAGGTCGGTACGGCGGTGGCCCAGGAGGAGCTGGCGCAGTTGGCGCGGGGTGGCCATGGGGCACGGGACGAGAAGCTGGAGGAGTACGTCGGCGCGTACCGGCTTCTGCTGGAACGGGGCGTCAATCTGGAGGCGGGCTGGCAGGCTTGGCGGTTGGGGATGGTGCCCAGCAGGCATGCTCGGGAGGTGATGGGGGTGGCGGTTTCGGTGGTTGGGAGGTCTGGTGGGGTTTGA
- a CDS encoding DUF4307 domain-containing protein: MTTASTGLPEGRYGRSSDARADRRLKLAAVVLGTLLVAVVGYFGYHYVGQNKISAEVIEYDFSEKAVKVHLEVRKDSGASGYCTIRSQSEDGSEVGRGDFRFDGDATRIDKVVTLRTRAEGTTAELLGCHAD, translated from the coding sequence ATGACCACGGCGAGCACAGGACTGCCCGAGGGCCGTTACGGGCGCTCCTCGGACGCGCGTGCCGACCGTCGGCTCAAGCTCGCCGCCGTGGTCCTCGGCACGCTGCTCGTGGCGGTCGTGGGCTACTTCGGCTATCACTACGTCGGCCAGAACAAGATCAGCGCCGAGGTCATCGAGTACGACTTCTCGGAGAAGGCGGTCAAGGTGCATCTGGAGGTCCGCAAGGACTCCGGCGCCTCCGGCTACTGCACGATCCGGTCCCAGTCGGAGGACGGCTCCGAGGTGGGCCGGGGGGACTTCCGCTTCGACGGGGACGCCACCCGGATCGACAAGGTCGTCACGCTGCGTACGAGGGCTGAGGGCACCACGGCCGAGCTGCTCGGCTGCCACGCGGACTGA
- a CDS encoding TetR/AcrR family transcriptional regulator has protein sequence MGARQTKSAGRPRSAGKDAAILRAALELLASHGYTRMSLAQVAAAAGVSKSTIHLRWKTKADLLTAALAAARMVDAPPPSGDTRADLTAILDDFAATVERVRGMALIGTCLAEEAHTPELLALLRERTVLPRRALLCHVLEQARDRGEIRPDADLDAAVSVLLGPFYADYMAGRGGRAGWAEDAVDLVLAGLRPTGP, from the coding sequence ATGGGTGCCAGGCAGACCAAGAGCGCGGGACGGCCGCGATCGGCCGGAAAGGACGCCGCCATCCTCCGGGCGGCACTGGAACTGCTCGCCTCGCACGGCTACACCCGGATGAGCCTGGCCCAGGTCGCCGCGGCCGCGGGCGTCAGCAAGTCCACCATTCACCTGCGCTGGAAGACCAAGGCCGACCTGCTCACCGCGGCCCTGGCCGCCGCGCGGATGGTGGACGCACCGCCCCCGAGCGGCGACACCCGCGCCGACCTGACCGCGATCCTTGACGACTTCGCCGCCACCGTGGAGCGCGTCCGCGGCATGGCGCTGATCGGCACCTGCCTCGCCGAAGAGGCCCACACCCCCGAACTCCTGGCCCTGCTGCGGGAGCGCACCGTCCTGCCCCGGCGCGCTCTGCTGTGCCACGTCCTCGAACAGGCCCGCGACCGAGGCGAGATCCGCCCCGACGCCGACCTGGACGCAGCCGTCTCCGTCTTGCTCGGCCCCTTCTACGCCGACTACATGGCCGGCCGCGGCGGTCGCGCCGGCTGGGCCGAGGACGCCGTGGACCTCGTCCTGGCCGGACTGCGTCCCACAGGTCCCTGA
- a CDS encoding SigE family RNA polymerase sigma factor: MDEGAFDAFYAGSVGRLIGQLYAMTGDRAEAQDVVQEAFVRAWEHRDRLERDGAPEAWVRTVAWRLAVSRWRRVRTSLSFARRQGPPPNVPPPDTHHVLLVQALRQIPAAQRRAIVLHHLCDLDVKQVAAETNCPVGTVKAQLSRGRAALARILADTELDRRAGRVSEVEHG; this comes from the coding sequence ATGGACGAGGGGGCGTTCGACGCCTTTTACGCCGGGAGCGTGGGGCGGCTCATCGGCCAGCTGTACGCCATGACCGGCGACCGTGCCGAGGCACAGGACGTGGTCCAGGAAGCCTTCGTCCGGGCCTGGGAGCACCGGGACCGGCTGGAGAGGGACGGTGCGCCCGAGGCGTGGGTGCGTACCGTCGCGTGGCGGCTGGCGGTCAGCCGGTGGCGGCGGGTGCGTACCTCGCTCTCCTTCGCACGGCGCCAGGGCCCGCCGCCGAACGTGCCGCCGCCGGACACCCACCACGTGCTGCTGGTGCAGGCGCTGCGGCAGATCCCCGCGGCGCAGCGGCGGGCCATCGTGCTCCACCACCTGTGCGATCTGGACGTGAAGCAGGTGGCCGCCGAGACCAACTGCCCCGTCGGTACGGTCAAGGCACAGCTGAGCCGGGGCCGGGCCGCGCTGGCGAGGATTCTCGCCGATACTGAGCTGGATCGACGGGCGGGCCGAGTTTCGGAGGTGGAGCATGGCTGA
- a CDS encoding NADPH-dependent F420 reductase, which produces MRYAVLGTGIVGRTIATKLASLGHEVVIGTRDPQATLARTEPDGMGNPPFATWHADHSAVALRTFAEAAAFGETVVVTTAGAAALDALTAADEANLAGKVLIDISNPLDFSKGMPPSLNPVNTDSLGEQIQRAFPDTKVVKTLNTMNCFVMVEPSRVAGAHNVFVSGEDVGAKKQVTELLVSFGWPEPGVIDLGGIETARGTEMLLPVWLRLMGALGHADFNFHIQGAR; this is translated from the coding sequence ATGCGTTACGCCGTCCTCGGCACCGGCATCGTCGGCCGGACCATCGCCACCAAGCTCGCCTCCCTGGGGCACGAGGTCGTCATCGGCACCCGCGACCCCCAGGCCACCCTCGCCCGCACGGAACCCGACGGCATGGGCAACCCGCCGTTCGCCACCTGGCACGCCGACCACTCCGCCGTGGCGCTGCGGACCTTCGCCGAGGCCGCCGCCTTCGGTGAGACGGTCGTCGTCACGACCGCAGGCGCGGCCGCCCTCGACGCCCTGACCGCCGCCGATGAGGCGAACCTGGCCGGCAAGGTGCTCATCGACATCTCCAACCCGCTCGACTTCTCCAAGGGCATGCCGCCCTCCCTGAACCCGGTCAACACCGACAGCCTCGGCGAGCAGATCCAACGCGCCTTCCCCGACACGAAGGTCGTCAAGACCCTCAACACCATGAACTGTTTCGTCATGGTCGAACCGAGCCGGGTCGCCGGAGCGCACAACGTCTTCGTCTCCGGCGAGGACGTGGGCGCCAAGAAGCAGGTCACCGAATTGCTGGTGTCGTTCGGCTGGCCCGAGCCCGGTGTCATCGACCTCGGCGGCATCGAGACCGCCCGGGGCACCGAGATGCTGCTGCCCGTCTGGCTCCGCCTGATGGGCGCCCTCGGCCACGCCGACTTCAACTTCCACATCCAGGGCGCCCGCTAG
- a CDS encoding tetratricopeptide repeat protein, producing the protein MGRADDLRALLYDLSIGGVSGRAPFVAVLHGPPGVGKSALAAVMARWHGDEQRRQSGEDPLPVHWLGLGGTVDVQGTLLRLLAECGAPREPIVHAATAPERVFRRLLRYQCAKHIRERVVVLDDVSPSAARPLLKVLRGCVGLTVIVTSDQKRGWRGVDLLHRVWPLSGREATELFSRYPETHSVAAPSAALGLPSLVRIAGALAHEVPREELLGATRPDALVQLALHRCTPEERLLLETLASRPSRAPFTTLTIWPLDRRNAMAGLVQRGLVQQPREAEDVFLLPAPVREAVLGRPPAHVTPPDELVLELAGAATRLVDDSASLLDGRPRLLSDDKPLEALSPHEFAAHIDEFMRLLADTRRLRAKYLEDLFINALATVLAFLGDAHRLVALHRGSRKNSAVRRALCAVARGVGLPDVAQSLIDGDTTPHAIRERAANHHAAGHLDSALAALGTAPEAEDIHAAWNLLVRGAVLCDQGKVEEAARHLRFSADLHRAFDCRRGHGQALLQLARVSLLRGLNAEADELLGQAEVLLSALGDVRGQNWIETERVRLQAQRGDTEEACLTAERTIAAHKAAGDVRGVGWTEFWLGHALWGDGHHSDAEYEWQEARECFSQCWDALGHAWARHRVALVPPDRLPWREDPVAEWLSVHQEFVETGCTHGRAWATLEIAARVPGPAMSSAFLSTAQSDFRTLDDVAGLSWVSAVRIARDHTPPPPDARARLTESLPDRPWATQLIQDIERFWDTPFNGLLNEIPPHARDLVLTTSTPDVTEEDLSPHGPRCRVRITLLDESPTTGTTARLLLRVSPEPGHTWAADPEAAPWLTATALPLTRASLEPPSAHLRPSHQAGHGAEFDFTPHRTGTHRIRFTIALERTGTVLQQVETELDILDNDQPGSHAAPHSVIPRGR; encoded by the coding sequence GTGGGGCGGGCGGACGATCTGCGCGCGCTGCTCTACGACCTGTCCATCGGCGGCGTCAGCGGGCGGGCGCCGTTCGTGGCTGTCCTGCACGGCCCGCCCGGCGTCGGCAAGTCGGCCCTGGCCGCGGTGATGGCACGGTGGCACGGCGATGAGCAGCGGCGACAGTCGGGCGAGGATCCGCTCCCGGTGCACTGGCTCGGCCTCGGCGGCACCGTGGACGTGCAGGGCACACTGCTCCGGCTGCTCGCGGAGTGCGGGGCGCCGCGCGAGCCCATCGTGCACGCGGCCACAGCGCCTGAGCGGGTGTTCCGCCGATTACTGCGGTACCAGTGCGCCAAGCACATCCGTGAACGGGTCGTGGTCCTGGACGACGTGAGCCCGTCGGCCGCCCGGCCGTTGCTGAAGGTGTTGCGGGGCTGCGTCGGACTGACGGTGATCGTCACCTCGGACCAGAAGCGCGGGTGGCGGGGGGTCGACCTGCTGCACAGGGTGTGGCCTCTCAGTGGACGGGAGGCCACCGAGCTCTTCTCGCGGTACCCCGAGACGCACTCTGTTGCAGCCCCCTCGGCCGCACTCGGGCTGCCGTCGCTGGTCCGCATCGCCGGAGCGCTGGCGCACGAAGTTCCGCGCGAAGAGCTTCTTGGGGCGACGCGACCGGACGCTCTCGTTCAGCTCGCTCTGCACCGCTGCACCCCCGAGGAGCGCCTCCTTCTGGAGACGCTTGCCTCAAGACCGTCCCGCGCCCCCTTCACGACCTTGACGATCTGGCCGCTGGACCGACGGAACGCCATGGCCGGTCTGGTACAGCGAGGGCTGGTGCAGCAACCACGCGAAGCGGAGGACGTGTTCCTGCTGCCGGCCCCCGTGCGGGAAGCGGTGCTGGGCCGTCCGCCGGCGCACGTGACACCGCCTGACGAGTTGGTCCTGGAACTGGCCGGAGCCGCCACTCGGCTCGTCGACGATTCGGCCAGTCTGCTGGACGGACGGCCCCGGCTGCTGTCCGACGACAAGCCCCTGGAAGCGCTCTCTCCGCATGAATTCGCAGCACACATCGACGAGTTCATGCGCCTGCTGGCCGACACCCGTCGGCTGCGGGCCAAGTACTTGGAAGACCTGTTCATCAACGCGCTGGCGACAGTCCTCGCCTTCCTCGGTGACGCCCACCGACTGGTGGCCCTGCACCGAGGGTCGAGGAAGAACTCGGCGGTGCGCCGTGCTCTGTGTGCAGTCGCGAGGGGCGTGGGCCTGCCGGACGTGGCCCAGTCGCTGATCGACGGCGACACCACGCCGCACGCCATCCGCGAGAGGGCGGCGAACCATCACGCGGCCGGACACCTGGACTCCGCGCTGGCGGCGCTGGGTACGGCACCCGAGGCGGAGGACATCCACGCGGCCTGGAACCTCCTGGTGCGCGGGGCCGTGCTGTGCGACCAGGGCAAGGTGGAGGAGGCCGCCCGTCACCTGCGGTTCTCCGCGGATCTGCACCGGGCGTTCGACTGTCGGCGCGGCCATGGTCAGGCGCTGCTTCAGCTGGCTCGGGTGAGCCTGCTGCGCGGGCTGAACGCGGAAGCCGATGAGCTGCTCGGGCAGGCTGAAGTACTGCTGAGCGCTCTCGGAGACGTCCGCGGGCAGAACTGGATCGAGACCGAACGGGTCCGGCTCCAGGCACAGCGCGGTGACACCGAGGAGGCGTGCCTCACCGCTGAGCGCACCATCGCGGCGCACAAGGCCGCGGGGGACGTCCGGGGCGTCGGCTGGACCGAGTTCTGGCTGGGGCACGCGCTGTGGGGGGACGGCCATCACAGCGACGCTGAGTATGAATGGCAGGAAGCTCGCGAGTGCTTCTCACAGTGCTGGGACGCGCTCGGCCATGCCTGGGCACGGCACCGGGTGGCGCTGGTGCCACCCGACAGGCTGCCTTGGCGGGAAGACCCCGTGGCCGAGTGGCTCAGCGTCCACCAGGAATTCGTCGAAACCGGCTGCACACACGGGCGGGCCTGGGCAACCCTGGAGATCGCGGCCCGCGTCCCCGGCCCGGCGATGTCATCGGCGTTCCTGTCCACCGCGCAGTCCGACTTCCGGACGTTGGACGACGTGGCCGGGCTCTCTTGGGTGAGCGCGGTCCGGATCGCACGCGATCACACGCCTCCGCCACCGGACGCACGGGCCCGCCTCACAGAGTCCCTGCCCGATCGGCCGTGGGCGACGCAACTGATCCAGGACATCGAGAGGTTCTGGGACACCCCTTTCAACGGACTCCTCAACGAGATCCCGCCCCACGCCCGCGACCTCGTCCTCACCACCTCGACCCCCGACGTCACAGAAGAAGACCTCAGCCCGCACGGCCCCCGCTGCCGAGTCCGCATCACCCTCCTCGACGAATCCCCCACCACCGGAACCACCGCCCGCCTCCTCCTCCGCGTCTCCCCGGAGCCGGGCCACACCTGGGCGGCCGACCCGGAAGCCGCCCCCTGGCTCACCGCCACCGCCCTCCCCCTGACCCGGGCCTCCCTCGAACCGCCGTCCGCGCACCTGCGACCCTCCCACCAGGCAGGCCACGGCGCCGAGTTCGACTTCACCCCCCACCGCACCGGAACCCACCGCATCCGGTTCACCATCGCCCTCGAACGCACCGGGACGGTCCTGCAACAAGTGGAAACAGAGCTCGACATCCTCGACAACGACCAGCCGGGCAGCCACGCGGCACCGCACTCCGTCATCCCGCGCGGGCGGTAG
- a CDS encoding CHAT domain-containing protein → MPTELHVHVVQDPSRGFTALPDRLTRGPDVTVCLDSLGEDKVRARLYGPAVPSIYGTEHRVDLAVRPADVRAAAARLCRQWKEHFVDHQPDDGPENAYATLVDLRERPTAEVYDIVNELALVGSELLYGTLLGSADDRVIRFRDYLTETLGLRDGLRVRFDSDLYVPWPMVCLEQKSVPAFLPRSEGLDPLFQRFLGYRHQIEQTGGAYPWLGGLHEAPDIPAVSLNHDTRVDRRGRTRAADVAAVLAKGTRFVERTTHGELVRALGEAELCEQLMYFWCHGHFIPNGSQPASLALKLTDNKTIDAQTVKDRRRRFGSESPFQPFVVLNACHAGVPEGGGDHKFLSGALIDAGARGVLGPQIEMPQVFAAEYALEFLTRYLHGTGTAGDIAHAVARHFADVLHNPLGFAYALHHGMDTRLERAPDQEAAV, encoded by the coding sequence ATGCCCACCGAACTCCATGTGCACGTCGTACAGGACCCGAGCCGCGGCTTCACCGCCCTCCCCGACCGGCTGACCCGCGGCCCGGACGTCACCGTATGCCTGGACAGCCTGGGCGAGGACAAGGTCAGGGCCCGGCTGTACGGCCCCGCCGTGCCCTCGATCTACGGCACCGAGCACCGTGTCGACCTGGCGGTACGCCCTGCCGACGTACGCGCGGCTGCGGCCCGGTTGTGTCGGCAGTGGAAGGAGCACTTCGTCGACCATCAGCCGGACGACGGGCCCGAGAACGCGTACGCAACCCTCGTGGACCTGCGGGAACGCCCCACTGCCGAGGTCTACGACATCGTCAACGAACTCGCCCTGGTCGGCTCGGAGTTGCTCTACGGCACTCTCCTGGGCAGCGCCGACGACCGCGTCATACGCTTCCGCGACTACCTCACCGAGACCCTCGGGCTCCGCGACGGACTGCGCGTCCGCTTCGACTCGGATCTGTATGTGCCGTGGCCGATGGTGTGCCTGGAGCAGAAGAGCGTGCCGGCGTTTCTTCCGCGCAGCGAGGGACTGGATCCGCTGTTCCAACGCTTCCTCGGATACCGCCACCAGATCGAGCAGACCGGCGGCGCGTACCCCTGGCTCGGCGGACTGCACGAGGCCCCCGACATCCCCGCCGTCAGCCTCAACCACGACACCCGCGTCGACCGCAGGGGCCGTACCCGCGCCGCCGACGTCGCCGCCGTACTCGCCAAGGGCACCCGATTCGTGGAGCGCACGACGCACGGCGAACTGGTCAGGGCCCTCGGCGAGGCCGAACTGTGCGAGCAGCTCATGTACTTCTGGTGCCACGGCCACTTCATCCCCAACGGCTCCCAGCCCGCCTCCCTCGCCCTGAAGCTGACCGACAACAAGACCATCGACGCGCAGACCGTGAAGGACCGGCGGCGCCGTTTCGGCAGCGAAAGCCCCTTCCAACCCTTCGTCGTGCTCAACGCCTGCCACGCCGGCGTCCCCGAAGGCGGCGGTGACCACAAGTTCCTGAGCGGCGCGCTGATCGACGCGGGCGCCCGGGGCGTACTGGGCCCGCAGATAGAGATGCCGCAGGTGTTCGCGGCCGAGTACGCGCTGGAGTTCCTGACCCGCTACCTGCACGGCACCGGGACCGCGGGCGACATCGCCCACGCCGTCGCCCGCCACTTCGCCGACGTACTGCACAACCCCCTCGGCTTCGCCTACGCCCTCCACCACGGCATGGACACCCGCCTGGAACGCGCCCCCGACCAGGAGGCCGCCGTATGA